The Phycisphaeraceae bacterium genome has a segment encoding these proteins:
- a CDS encoding SOS response-associated peptidase, producing MCGRISLKTHPRVLAELFGVDIPLTLKPRYNIAPTQRTLVIRNLNSVREAMMGRWGYIPAWRKSGQKGPEPINARSETAGTSRLFGEPLRRRRCIIPASGFYEWQAIEGQRAKRPFHIEPVGSDVFALAGLWSRWQPHDADAVETFTILTCAPNEVMKPIHDRMPVILPVELIDAWLDPAIDDVSEVATMLRPASPAAIMAREVSTRVNSPKHDDELCIKPRPETDPGTNAAP from the coding sequence ATGTGCGGCCGAATCTCGCTCAAGACCCATCCACGCGTCCTGGCCGAACTCTTCGGCGTGGACATCCCTTTGACGCTCAAGCCGCGCTACAACATCGCGCCCACCCAGCGGACGCTGGTGATCCGAAACCTGAACAGTGTCCGTGAAGCGATGATGGGCCGATGGGGCTACATCCCGGCTTGGAGAAAGAGTGGCCAGAAAGGTCCCGAGCCCATCAACGCGCGGAGCGAGACCGCAGGCACCAGCCGCCTCTTTGGCGAGCCGCTGCGGCGACGCCGGTGCATCATCCCCGCCAGCGGCTTCTACGAGTGGCAGGCCATAGAAGGCCAGCGCGCCAAGCGACCATTTCACATCGAGCCCGTGGGATCAGACGTGTTTGCACTCGCCGGACTGTGGTCGCGGTGGCAGCCGCATGATGCCGATGCTGTTGAGACGTTCACGATCCTGACGTGTGCGCCCAATGAAGTCATGAAGCCGATCCACGACCGGATGCCGGTGATTCTGCCCGTGGAGTTGATCGATGCATGGCTCGACCCGGCGATTGATGATGTGTCTGAGGTAGCAACCATGCTGCGCCCGGCCTCGCCAGCAGCGATCATGGCGCGCGAAGTATCGACACGAGTCAACAGCCCCAAACACGACGACGAACTGTGCATCAAGCCACGCCCCGAAACGGACCCGGGCACGAACGCTGCGCCTTGA